The sequence AGCTGATCCGGGCCCGCTCCGACTTCATGGACGAGCTGCTCGGTGCCTGCTGGAACCGCTTCCTCGGGCCCCAGGCGGAACAGCTCGCCCTGGTGGCGGTGGGGGGCTACGGACGGCGCGAACTGCATCCCCATTCGGACATCGACATCCTCGTGCTGCTGGACGGAGGCTCCGCCCCGGAGGGCCGCGGGCACGCCGGCCACCAGCCGGCGCTCACCGCGTTCTTCCACTTTCTCTGGGACATCGGGCTCAAGCCGGCGCAGAGTGTGCGCACCGTGGAGGAATGCATCGACCTGGCGCGGGACGACCAGACGGTCATCACCAATCTGACCGAAGCCCGCCTGATCCGGGGATCGGCGGCCTTGTTCGACGCCCTCGAGAGCCGTATCGGGCCGGAGCATCTGTGGTCGTCCCACCAGTTCTTCGAGGCCAAGATGGCCGAGCAAACCGCACGCCACGCCAAATACCACGACACGGCCTACAACCTCGAGCCCAACGTCAAGGAGGGCCCCGGCGGGCTTCGGGACATCCAGATCATCGGCTGGATCATCAAGCGCCACTACCACAGCCGCAACCTGCAGGACCTGCTGCGCCAGGGCTGGCTCACCGAGGCCGAATATACCGAGCTGATCCAGGCGCAGAACTTCCTCTGGCAGGTACGCTTCGCTTTACACGTCCTGACTGACCGAGCCGAGGACCGCCTGCTGTTCGAGTACCAGAAGGAACTGGCCCGCCAGTTCGGCTATTCCGACCCCGATATCAACCAGGCCGTCGAAGCCTTCATGCAGCGTTATTACCGCACCGTGATGGGCCTTGAGCGGCTTAACGAAATGCTGCTACAACTGTTCAAGGAAGTGGCCCTGCACGGCGACCTGGATGTCCTTATCCTACCCATCAACGAAAACTTCCAGGCCGTGAACGGCTACGTCGAGGCCCTCACCCCCGAGGTGTTCCGCCAACGTCCCCTAGCGCTGCTGCAGATCTTCCTGCTGCTGCAGAGCAACACCAGCCTCCTTGGGGTGCGCGCTTCGACCATCCGCCTGATTCGCCAGCATCTTTACCTCATCGACGAGGATTTCCGCCGGAATCCGGAAGCCTGCCGCCTGTTCATGGCCATCCTCCGCCAGAAGACCGGCATCACCCAACAGCTCCGCCGCATGAACCGGTACGGGGTGCTGGCAGCCTATCTGCCCGCCTTCGGTCGGGTGGTCGGCCGCATGCAGTACGATCTGTTCCACGTCTACACCGTCGACGAGCATACCCTGTTCGTGATCCGCAACCTGCGGCGCTTCGCCCTGGAACGCTACCGGGACGAGCATCCGCTCTGCAACGAGATTTTCCAGCTCATCGAAAAGCCCGAGCTGCTCTACATCGCGGCGCTGATGCACGACATCGCCAAGGGCAGCAACCTCGACCATTCCACCTTGGGGGCCACCATCGCCGAAGAATTCTGCGTGCGCCACGGGCTCGGCCGGCACGACACGCAATTGGTGAAATGGCTGGTGCAGAACCACCTCCTCATGTCCATGACGGCGCAGCGCCGGGACATCAGCGATCCCGAGGTGATCCACGAATTCGCCACCGCGCTGCGCGACCAGACCACCCTGGATCATCTGTACCTGCTCACCGTGGCTGACATCCGGGCCACCAATCCGAACCTGTGGAATTCCTGGAAGGACGCCCTGCTCAAGGAGCTGTACCTGGCTACCCGCTGGGCATTCCGGCGCGGCCTGGCCAACCCCTTGGCACAGACCGAGAAGATCATCACGGTCAAGGCCGAGAGCCGCGCGCTCCTGAAACGGCTGGGCATCGCCGACGACGGGGTGGAACGGGTCTGGAAGACCCTCAACGACGAATACTTTCTGCGCAATCTTCCGGAAGAGGTGGCCTGGCACACGGTAGCGATCATCGCCTGCCCGCCAGACCAGCTCCCCTTAGTGTTGCTGCGTCCAGTCAGCCAACGGGGCAGCGCGGAAATCTTCGTCTACGCCCACAACCAGGACTTCATCTTCGCCCATAGCACGGCGGTACTGGATCAGCTAGGGCTCACCGTATTCGACGCCAAAATCATCACCACCGGGGATGGCTACGTACTGAACAGCTACCATGTCCTCGAGCAGAGCGGCGAGCGCATCCGCGACCACCTGCGGCAGGCGCAGATCTGCGCCAAGTTGCGGGAATGCCTGGTCCAGCCCGACCGGGCACCGCTCCGGGTACAACGGCGGGAAGCGCGCCAGATCAAGCACTTCGCCGTACCCACCCAGCTGCATTTCCACGAGGATCCGCAAAACCGCTATACCCTTTTGGAGCTGGTCGCCACCGACCGCCCCGGACTACTGTCCAAGGTGGGCCAGGCGTTTCGCCTTTGCGACGTGCGGCTCTATAACGCCAAGATTTCCACCATCGGCAGCCGGGCCGAGGATATCTTCTACATCACCGACCGCAGCAACCGCCCCCTGACCAGTGCGGCGGACCGGCGCCGTTTGAGTGAGACCATCGTGGCGCTGGTGGGCAGCCAATGAGCGCCACGGGCGCCCGGTTTACTCCCAACAACTAGCCAAAACCATGAAAAACGCTCGCTGCTTGGGGCGTTACCTCGCCCTGTTGGTGTCCTTGGGGATCGGCCTTGTTTCGCTGCCCGGGTATTCGGCGCCTCCGGACATCGTGTTCATCCTCACCGACGACCTCGACCAAGACCTGTTCCGCCGGCAGGGCGCCCTGGCCGAGCTGTTGGTGGCCCAGGGCATCACCTTCGCCAACCATTTCGTCAGCCTATCCCTGTGCTGCCCGTCCCGGGTCACCACCCTGCGCGGCCAGTACGCGCACAATACCGGCATCTACACCAACGGCCCGGGCAACGGCGGGTTTGCCAAGGTGTACCGGGACGGCCTGGAATACTCCACCGTCGCCACCTGGCTGCAGGCGGCCGGCTACCGCACCGCCTTGATCGGCAAATACCTCAATGGCTATCCCGATCCTCGGGCAGCCAGCCACAACTACATCCCGCCCGGCTGGCACCACTGGATCAGTCCCAATGGGGGCACGCCCTACCGGGAATACGACTATACCCTCAACGAGGACGGTACCACGGTGAGCTACGGCCATCGGCCGGAGGACTACCTGGTGGATGTGCTGGCGCGGAAAGCGGCCCAGTTCATCCGCCGTTCCGCGGCGATCTATCCGAAGCAGCCCTTGTTCCTTTATCTCGCCCCTTACATCCCCCACGGCCCGGCCACGCCCCCACCCCGCTACGCCGGCTGGTTTCCGGGCCTCCGGGCCCCACGCACCGCCGCCTTCAACGAAGCCGATGTGAGCGATAAGCCGGTTTGGCTCCGCACCTTGCCGCCCCTTTCCGCCGAGGAGATCAAGCGCCTGGACATCCTTTACCGGCACCGGCGGCAGTCCATGCTGGCGGTGGACGACCTGGTGAAGACTGTGATCGGCGCCCTGGAGGCCACGGGACGGCTCGCCAACGCCTATGTCTTTTTCACTTCCGACAACGGCTTCCATCAGGGCCAGCACCGCTTGAGCTCGGGCAAGAACACCGCCTTCGAGGAGGACCTTAGGATCCCGCTAGTCGTGCGTGGCCCCGGGGTCCCGGCGGGTCGCAGCGTGACCCACCTCACCGCCAACGTGGATTACGCCCCGACCTTTGCCGAATTGGCGGGGCTCACGGCGCCGAGCTTCGTCGACGGTCGGTCCTTGGCCGTGTTCCTGAAAGGCGCCATCCCGCCCGCATGGCGCGAGGTCCTGCTCCTAGAGCACGCCGGCCCGGCCTTGACGGCGCGAGGCGCAAGAGGGGTGTTGGAACCCCAGGACCCTTACGATGTACAGCTGGCCCGGCGCCGGGCCCCGCCCAGCTTCACCGGGCTTCGCACCGCCGACGGGCTGACCTATGTGGAATACGTTACCGGGGACCGGGAGCTCTATGACCTGAAGCAGGATCCCGACCAGTTGAACAACAGCTACCCCACCGCCGATCCTGTCCTCAAGGCGCGGTTGGCGGCCTGGCTAAGGTCGCTGCGGGGGACTTCCGGCGCCACCCTGCGGGCCGCGGAGCAGGCGCCGCCCCGCGCCGGGATGCTCAGCGCAACGGTGCCAGGCGGCCCACGGCCTGTTCCAGCAAGGCCCGCGGACAGCCGAAATTGAGCCGGACATAGCCCGGCAGGCCGAAATCCCGCCCGTCCGACAGCCCCACGCCCAAAGCTTCGAACTTCGGCAAGGGATGCACCGGGTCCACCGCCCGGGCATCGATCCAGGCTAGATAGGTGGCCTCCGGCACGGTCATCCGCAGCCGCTCGCTGCCGGCCAACCAGTCCCGGAGGCAATCCCGGTTGCCCCTCAGGTAGGCGAGCAATGCGGCACGCCAGCGCCCATCGTCGCGGTAGGCCGCTTCGGCGGCGGTGAAGCCGAGCGCGTTGACCTGGGGCACCAGCCCCGCCATCGCCTGGCGGAAGCGCCGGCGCAGATCGGCATCGGGAATCACCGCGAAGGCGCAGCCCAACCCGGCCAAATTCCAGGTCTTCGAGGGGGCCATGAGGGTAATGATGTGGCTCGCGTAATCGGGCGCAAACTGCGCCAGCGGCCGGTGCTGGCGGCCGGGATCCAGGATCAGGTCGCAATGGATTTCGTCGGAGCAGATCACCAAGCCGTGCCGGCGGGCGATCTCCACCAGCGGGACGAGTTCCTCCTCGCGCCAGACCCGGCCCACTGGATTATGGGGATGGCACAGCAAAAGCAGGTGCGTGCGCGGCGTGATGGCCGCTTCCAAGGCGGCAAAATCCCAGCGCCACTGGCCCTCGCCCTGGATCAGGGGCACCTCGATGAGCTCCCGCCCGGCCAGCGCCGGCGCCCTACGGAACGGCGGATAGACCGGAATCGCGGTCAGCACCGCGTCGCCCTCCCTGCCCACGGTGCGGCAGGCCAGGTTGATGCCCGGCACGAGGCCGGGCAACCACACGTACCAGTCCGGCTCGATGGCCCAGTCGTAGTGCCGCCGGGCATAGGCCCCGACCGCCTCGACCAGGCTCTCCGGCGGGTCGGTATAGCCGAACACCCCGTGCGCGACGCGCCGCTCCAGCGCCGCGATGACCGAGGGTGGGCTGCGGAAATCCATATCCGCCACCCACAGCGGCAGAATGTCCCGTCCAGCATATTTGTTCCATTTGTGGCTGGAGGTGGCGCGGCGATCGATGAGCTGGTCGAAGTCCATGGCAGTGCTCCCTCAGGCCAGGGCCTGGGCCAGATCGGCGATCAGGTCGCCGGCGTCCTCGATGCCGACCGACAGCCGCAACAGGGTGTCCCGGATGCCGAGCCGGTCCCGCTCCTCCCGTGTCAGATTGGCGTGGGTCTGCAGCGCCGGGACGGTAATCAGGCTCTCCACGCCGCCCAGGCTCTCGGCATAGGCGATCAGGCGGAGCCGCCCGATCAGGCGCTCCACCCGGGCGGCATCGTCCACCTCGAACGCCAGCACCGCACCGAACCCCTCGGCGAAGCGCGCCAGCGGGCGATGGCTGGGATCGTCCGGAAGGCCGGGGTAACGGACCTGCACCACCGCCGGCTGCCGGCGCAGCCATTGGGCCACGGCCAGGGCGTTGGTTTGCTGCCGCTCCAGGCGCAGCGCCAAGGTCTTCAGGCCGCGCAGCACCAGCCAAGCCTCCTGGGGTGCCAGCACGGCACCTAACGCATTTTGCAGATAGCCGAGCCGATCGGCTAATTCCGCCGTCCTCACCGTGACGATACCGGCGATGACGTCGTTGTGCCCGGCCAGGAATTTCGAGGCGGAATGCAGGACCAGGTCGGCGCCCAGCTCCAGGGGACGCAGCCAGTAAGGAGTCAGGAACGTGTTGTCCACCAGCAGCAGGACCCCAGCCTCCCGCGCCAGCGCCGCCAGGGCCGGCAGGTCCGGTACCTGCAGGCAGGGATTGGCGATCGCCTCGACCAGGATGGCCCGGGTCCGAGGTCCCAGGGCGGATCGATAGGCCAGGGTGTCGGTCACCGGCAGGTAGCTCAGCGCCAGGCCAAATCGGGCGAACACCTGGTCCAGCAGGCGCTGGGTGCCGCCATAGCCGCCTTCGGCCACCACCAGGTGATCGCCGGCCTCGAACAAGCCCAGCACGGTGGTCAGGGCGGCGAGGCCGCTGGCGAAGGCGAACCCGCCGGCGCCGCCGTCCAGGCGTGCCATGGTCCGCTCGAGGACGGCCCGGGTGGGATTGGCGCTGCGGCTGTAATCGAAGCCGGTGCTCTGGCCCAGGCCCGGATGGGCGAAGGTGGCCGTTTGGTGGATCGGGGTGCTGAGGGCACCGGTGCGGGTATCCTGGCGGGTCCCGGCCTGGGCGAGCAGGGTGGTGAGGCGCGGTCTCGGCTCGCCGGACTCGAAGAGAGCGTCCTGGGTGTTGGGATCGGGTCTGGATGAACGCATGCGAGGTCCCCTGTCCCCTACAACCTCGGCGTTGCCGGCTTCCGGGGACTGGGGAGAGCGGCGACGCTTTAGCGGTATTTGTGGGTCGCCCCGCAAGTTGTCGACTTAACTCGGCGACCGGGCCCGGGCCCGATAAACCACGCGGCCTTGGCTGGATCCATGGGCAAGGCGCAGGTAGCCAGGATTATCGGGAAATTTTCGCCCGGGAACAACGGGGACGGCGCCGGCCTCTTCACCCCATGGTGCGCGCCGACGGCTCCCGGTCCGCCGCCCCGGCCTGCAGGCGGGCATGGCGATTCAGGCGGTAGCGCCGGCCGCGCCAGGCGATCTCCCGCGCGGTCAAGGTCCGGGCGTAGATCAGCGGTGCGCCTAGCCACAGGGCCGCCGCCACCCAACGGTAGCGCAGCGGCAGGGGCGCTCCCCCAACCCGGTGATGGAGGTCGTTGATCATGACCACCACAGCCAGGGGCACGCTGGCCGCCAGCGCTGCCGCCAGCAGCTGCCCACCAAAGGCAGCGGTCAGGGCCAAGAGGAGCCCCGTCCAAAAGGCGCCCCCCACCCGCCAGTGCTGCAGCTTGAACGCCCGCGCCGGCAACCCCGAGCGGGAGAACACGATCCACCGGATCAGCACCGGTAGGAACTCGGCGAGGGTGGCGCCGCGCTGGACGATCGCCACCCAGTGTGGCGCGATCACGTTGCGATAGCCGCACTGGCGCAAGCGCTGCCCCAGGAACATGTCGTCGACCAACTGCCCTTCGGCGCTCTCCAAGCCGCCGATGGCGGCGATGGCCTCGCGCTTGAAGGCCATGAACTCACCCATAATGAACGGCAGCTGGCCGCCCTGCTCCGCCGCCGTGGCCAGGGCCGCCGGCTCGTACAGCCCATTCAGCATCAGCGCATAGGCGGCATCGCCGACCGTGGCCGGCGGCTCGGTTGCCACCACCGGGGCGAAGGCCGCGCCGGCCTCGGCGCGCTCCAGCAAGGTCTCGACCAATACCCGCAGCGCCTGGCGGTCCTGCAGCACGTCCGAATCGACGAAGGCCACGATCTCGCCCCGCGCCTCAGCAAGCCCGGCGATCATGGCATTGAGTTTGCCGGTCCGGCGCGCCGGCGGAGGGCCGGAGAACAGGATGCGCGCCTCCACCGGCTGTTCCCCACGGCGCGCCTCGGCTAGCACCCGTCGCACCGCCGTCAGGGCCGGTTCGCGCTCATCATCGAACACGAACAGCGTCTCCACCGGGCCGGGGTAATCGTTATCGAGGGCTGCCCTTAGGTTGTCCTCGATCCGGGTATCCAGGCCCTTGATCGGGCGAACCACGGTCACCGAGGGATAGCGGGCCGGCGGCCGGGGCGCCCGGCCCAGACCGATGGCCCTTCGCTGCCGCCGGTA is a genomic window of Candidatus Methylocalor cossyra containing:
- a CDS encoding MalY/PatB family protein, which produces MDFDQLIDRRATSSHKWNKYAGRDILPLWVADMDFRSPPSVIAALERRVAHGVFGYTDPPESLVEAVGAYARRHYDWAIEPDWYVWLPGLVPGINLACRTVGREGDAVLTAIPVYPPFRRAPALAGRELIEVPLIQGEGQWRWDFAALEAAITPRTHLLLLCHPHNPVGRVWREEELVPLVEIARRHGLVICSDEIHCDLILDPGRQHRPLAQFAPDYASHIITLMAPSKTWNLAGLGCAFAVIPDADLRRRFRQAMAGLVPQVNALGFTAAEAAYRDDGRWRAALLAYLRGNRDCLRDWLAGSERLRMTVPEATYLAWIDARAVDPVHPLPKFEALGVGLSDGRDFGLPGYVRLNFGCPRALLEQAVGRLAPLR
- the glnD gene encoding [protein-PII] uridylyltransferase — protein: MAGLDPRAHDQRLSPPELITVFKDCLRRESAQLVEWFRAGVPAAELIRARSDFMDELLGACWNRFLGPQAEQLALVAVGGYGRRELHPHSDIDILVLLDGGSAPEGRGHAGHQPALTAFFHFLWDIGLKPAQSVRTVEECIDLARDDQTVITNLTEARLIRGSAALFDALESRIGPEHLWSSHQFFEAKMAEQTARHAKYHDTAYNLEPNVKEGPGGLRDIQIIGWIIKRHYHSRNLQDLLRQGWLTEAEYTELIQAQNFLWQVRFALHVLTDRAEDRLLFEYQKELARQFGYSDPDINQAVEAFMQRYYRTVMGLERLNEMLLQLFKEVALHGDLDVLILPINENFQAVNGYVEALTPEVFRQRPLALLQIFLLLQSNTSLLGVRASTIRLIRQHLYLIDEDFRRNPEACRLFMAILRQKTGITQQLRRMNRYGVLAAYLPAFGRVVGRMQYDLFHVYTVDEHTLFVIRNLRRFALERYRDEHPLCNEIFQLIEKPELLYIAALMHDIAKGSNLDHSTLGATIAEEFCVRHGLGRHDTQLVKWLVQNHLLMSMTAQRRDISDPEVIHEFATALRDQTTLDHLYLLTVADIRATNPNLWNSWKDALLKELYLATRWAFRRGLANPLAQTEKIITVKAESRALLKRLGIADDGVERVWKTLNDEYFLRNLPEEVAWHTVAIIACPPDQLPLVLLRPVSQRGSAEIFVYAHNQDFIFAHSTAVLDQLGLTVFDAKIITTGDGYVLNSYHVLEQSGERIRDHLRQAQICAKLRECLVQPDRAPLRVQRREARQIKHFAVPTQLHFHEDPQNRYTLLELVATDRPGLLSKVGQAFRLCDVRLYNAKISTIGSRAEDIFYITDRSNRPLTSAADRRRLSETIVALVGSQ
- a CDS encoding trans-sulfuration enzyme family protein, with translation MRSSRPDPNTQDALFESGEPRPRLTTLLAQAGTRQDTRTGALSTPIHQTATFAHPGLGQSTGFDYSRSANPTRAVLERTMARLDGGAGGFAFASGLAALTTVLGLFEAGDHLVVAEGGYGGTQRLLDQVFARFGLALSYLPVTDTLAYRSALGPRTRAILVEAIANPCLQVPDLPALAALAREAGVLLLVDNTFLTPYWLRPLELGADLVLHSASKFLAGHNDVIAGIVTVRTAELADRLGYLQNALGAVLAPQEAWLVLRGLKTLALRLERQQTNALAVAQWLRRQPAVVQVRYPGLPDDPSHRPLARFAEGFGAVLAFEVDDAARVERLIGRLRLIAYAESLGGVESLITVPALQTHANLTREERDRLGIRDTLLRLSVGIEDAGDLIADLAQALA
- a CDS encoding glycosyltransferase, with protein sequence MVELGMMLLSGVLLWEVARAYRRQRRAIGLGRAPRPPARYPSVTVVRPIKGLDTRIEDNLRAALDNDYPGPVETLFVFDDEREPALTAVRRVLAEARRGEQPVEARILFSGPPPARRTGKLNAMIAGLAEARGEIVAFVDSDVLQDRQALRVLVETLLERAEAGAAFAPVVATEPPATVGDAAYALMLNGLYEPAALATAAEQGGQLPFIMGEFMAFKREAIAAIGGLESAEGQLVDDMFLGQRLRQCGYRNVIAPHWVAIVQRGATLAEFLPVLIRWIVFSRSGLPARAFKLQHWRVGGAFWTGLLLALTAAFGGQLLAAALAASVPLAVVVMINDLHHRVGGAPLPLRYRWVAAALWLGAPLIYARTLTAREIAWRGRRYRLNRHARLQAGAADREPSARTMG
- a CDS encoding sulfatase family protein, whose product is MKNARCLGRYLALLVSLGIGLVSLPGYSAPPDIVFILTDDLDQDLFRRQGALAELLVAQGITFANHFVSLSLCCPSRVTTLRGQYAHNTGIYTNGPGNGGFAKVYRDGLEYSTVATWLQAAGYRTALIGKYLNGYPDPRAASHNYIPPGWHHWISPNGGTPYREYDYTLNEDGTTVSYGHRPEDYLVDVLARKAAQFIRRSAAIYPKQPLFLYLAPYIPHGPATPPPRYAGWFPGLRAPRTAAFNEADVSDKPVWLRTLPPLSAEEIKRLDILYRHRRQSMLAVDDLVKTVIGALEATGRLANAYVFFTSDNGFHQGQHRLSSGKNTAFEEDLRIPLVVRGPGVPAGRSVTHLTANVDYAPTFAELAGLTAPSFVDGRSLAVFLKGAIPPAWREVLLLEHAGPALTARGARGVLEPQDPYDVQLARRRAPPSFTGLRTADGLTYVEYVTGDRELYDLKQDPDQLNNSYPTADPVLKARLAAWLRSLRGTSGATLRAAEQAPPRAGMLSATVPGGPRPVPARPADSRN